A genomic window from Lycium barbarum isolate Lr01 chromosome 4, ASM1917538v2, whole genome shotgun sequence includes:
- the LOC132637599 gene encoding DNA-directed RNA polymerase subunit beta-like — MSTGHTASFRIRDIHPSQYGRIFPIDISEGINVGLIGSLAIHARIGHWGSLERLYYEISERSTGVRMLYLSPGRDEYYMVAAGNSLALNRDIQEEQVVPARYRQEFLTIALEQVHLRSIFPFQYFSIGASFIPFIEHNDANRALMSSNMQRQAVPLSRSEKCIVGTRLE, encoded by the coding sequence ATGTCCACTGGTCACACTGCTAGTTTTCGGATTCGAGATATCCATCCTAGTCAGTATGGACGTATTTTCCCAATTGACATATCTGAAGGAATCAATGTTGGACTTATTGGATCCTTAGCAATTCATGCGAGGATTGGTCATTGGGGATCTCTAGAAAGGCTTTATTATGAAATTTCTGAGCGATCAACTGGGGTACGGATGCTTTATTTATCACCAGGTAGAGATGAATACTATATGGTAGCGGCAGGAAATTCTTTAGCCTTAAATCGGGATATTCAGGAAGAACAGGTTGTTCCAGCTCGATACCGTCAAGAATTCTTGACTATTGCATTGGAACAGGTTCATCTTCGAAGTATTTTTCCTTTTCAATATTTTTCTATTGGAGCTTCCTTCATTCCTTTTATCGAACATAATGATGCGAATCGAGCTTTAATGAGTTCTAATATGCAACGTCAAGCAGTTCCTCTTTCTCGCTCCGAGAAATGCATTGTTGGAACTAGGTTGGAATGA